Within Aestuariibius sp. HNIBRBA575, the genomic segment TCGGCCTTTGCTCGCTCTACTTTATTTTACGTCCTGATGATGAGCCTGATTGGCCCCACATCAGAGAATTCTCCGAGATCGTTTTCGCTGCCGCCGTGATGTTCATGTATTGCTGGGCGCTTCCTGAATTCGGTTTCTTGATTTCCACGGTTTTCGCAACGGCCTACCTGACATGGCGGTTGGGAACACAGCCCTTGTGGTCGCTTTTGGTCGGGGTGCTGACATCCGTTGGGATCTACGTCGTTTTCCATCTGATCCTCGGTCTTGCTTTGGCCAAAGGTCCACTGGGTTTTTGAGGAACAAAACTAATGGAAATTCTATCACTACTCTTTGATGGGTTCGCGGTCGCGTTGACGCCGCAAAACCTGTTTCTCGCCGTTGTCGGGTGTTTCCTTGGAACGCTGATGGGCGCATTGCCGGGGCTTGGGCCTGCAAACGGCGTGGCGATCCTGATCCCGATTGCGTTTTCGATGGGGCTTGGACCTACCGCGTCACTCATCCTGCTGGTCAGTGTGTATTACGGCGCCATGTATGGGGGGCGGATCAGCTCGATCCTGCTCAATATTCCCGGTGATGAACCGGCGATGATGACCTGCCTTGACGGCTATCCCATGGCACAGCAGGGCAAAGCTGGCGAAGCCTTGTCTTTGTCGGGTGTTGCATCCTTTGTCGGTGCGTTCTTTGCGACCTGTGGCTTGGTTCTGCTTGCACCTCAACTGGTTAAAATCGCTTTGCTCTTTGGTCCGGCCGAATATTTCGTCCTGTTCACCGTTGCCTTTGCGACCCTTGGCGGGATTTCATCCACCAACCAGGCGAAATCTGCATTTGCGGCGGCGCTTGGGCTGGGTATTGCAATGATCGGCAGTGACTCTCAGACGGGGTCTCAGCGGTTCACCTTTGACCATATCCACCTTTATGACGGGATTGATTTCCTGATCGCGATTGTGGGTCTGTTTGCGCTGAGCGAAGTGTTCATTTTCCTTGAACATCATCGCGGCGGGGCTGTTGCATCTGCCAGCACCACCAAAGTTGGGCGCATTATGCCTGATTTCGGCATGATCAAACGCTGCATTCCTTCGATGGCACGCGGTACAGGTCTGGGCTTTTTCGCGGGTGTTTTGCCGGGCGCGGGTGCGTCTTTGGGGTCTTTCCTTGCGTATTCACTAGAAAAGCAATCGGTGGACCGCGAAGGGAAAACATTCGGCAAAGGCGATCCACGTGGTGTTGCTGCCCCCGAAGCGGGTAACAACGCGGCATCTGGTGGCGCGCTTGTTCCGATGCTGGCACTTGGTGTTCCCGGATCTGGTACAACTGCGGTTCTGCTCGCTGTTTTGTTGCAGTTGAACATTACACCCGGGCCGTTGTTGTTCACCAAAAACCCAGACATCGTTTGGGGTCTGATCGCGGCATTGTTCCTGGCGAACTTCATCCTTCTGGCGATGAACATTCCGTTGGTGGGCATCTTTACCCGCGTTCTGATGATCCCGACACGCATCCTGATGCCGATCGTTGCGATGATTTCCTTTGTCGGAATCTACAGCATCACCGGATCGTCGTTTGACGTGATGTTGATGGTTGGGTTTGGCATCGCCGGCTGGGTTCTGCGCAAGCTGGACGTTTCGCTGGTGCCGGTGATCCTTGGCATCCTGCTGGGCAACCAAATGGAAGTGAACCTGCGCCGCGCTATGACCATTTCGGATGGTGACTGGCTTGTTCTGGTTGGCAGCCCCTTGGCAATCGTCCTTTGGGTCATCGCGATCACAGGCTTTGTCCTGCCCATGCTGATGGGGCGTCGCATGAAAAAACGGATGCATGCTGCGCGCAACGAAGAAGAATTCGTCGGCGATTAAGCCGACGCACAAATAAACTTGGCCACCGGGCCAAATAAGGAGACAATTATGCGAATTATGACATTACCCTGTGACGGCATCGGACCAGAAATCATGGCGGCCACATTGGACGTCATGGAAGCCGCCAACAAAAAATTCGACCTCGCGTTGACCTTTCACGAAGAAGAATCTGGGTTTCCAAGCTTGGAAAA encodes:
- a CDS encoding tripartite tricarboxylate transporter TctB family protein: MSDRIFGGFGLALAIFYIWAASIIKDSFMVDVVGPRAFPYIVGSIIGLCSLYFILRPDDEPDWPHIREFSEIVFAAAVMFMYCWALPEFGFLISTVFATAYLTWRLGTQPLWSLLVGVLTSVGIYVVFHLILGLALAKGPLGF
- a CDS encoding tripartite tricarboxylate transporter permease, translating into MEILSLLFDGFAVALTPQNLFLAVVGCFLGTLMGALPGLGPANGVAILIPIAFSMGLGPTASLILLVSVYYGAMYGGRISSILLNIPGDEPAMMTCLDGYPMAQQGKAGEALSLSGVASFVGAFFATCGLVLLAPQLVKIALLFGPAEYFVLFTVAFATLGGISSTNQAKSAFAAALGLGIAMIGSDSQTGSQRFTFDHIHLYDGIDFLIAIVGLFALSEVFIFLEHHRGGAVASASTTKVGRIMPDFGMIKRCIPSMARGTGLGFFAGVLPGAGASLGSFLAYSLEKQSVDREGKTFGKGDPRGVAAPEAGNNAASGGALVPMLALGVPGSGTTAVLLAVLLQLNITPGPLLFTKNPDIVWGLIAALFLANFILLAMNIPLVGIFTRVLMIPTRILMPIVAMISFVGIYSITGSSFDVMLMVGFGIAGWVLRKLDVSLVPVILGILLGNQMEVNLRRAMTISDGDWLVLVGSPLAIVLWVIAITGFVLPMLMGRRMKKRMHAARNEEEFVGD